In the genome of Carnobacterium viridans, one region contains:
- a CDS encoding linear amide C-N hydrolase, whose protein sequence is MCTTIGFSYQDGIIFGRTLEVSVKLDNKILYIPKDNKEFLKVKGREFSTKYATIGTGFFNIASLGDGINEMGLMGSSNLFPGNASFAKKAVEGKINLITSTAFDYLLSRCKNVAEVREEAEKLILLEKYEEGGQQATNNHFFFMDSKGGKIVLEPKNGHLIPYDNPYGVLTNAPEFHWHETNLKNYLNIRPENIENRDFNGTVVSKFGEGSGAVGLPGDFTPPSRFVRSAFFVASTPKDLERQAAILQGFRILSQADIPTGAVVDLEKGHKDETLYTSIMDTQKKAYFIKCHDNNTIQPFYLEDYQEKSDITFIEIEKEMSL, encoded by the coding sequence ATGTGTACAACAATTGGATTTTCTTATCAAGATGGAATAATTTTTGGAAGGACTTTAGAAGTTAGCGTAAAACTAGATAATAAAATTCTTTATATCCCAAAAGACAATAAAGAATTTCTTAAAGTAAAAGGTAGAGAATTTTCTACAAAATATGCAACTATAGGAACTGGTTTTTTTAACATTGCTTCTTTAGGAGATGGAATTAATGAGATGGGGCTGATGGGTTCTAGTAACTTGTTTCCTGGAAATGCTTCCTTTGCGAAAAAAGCTGTAGAAGGAAAAATAAATCTCATTACATCAACAGCTTTTGATTATTTGCTGAGTAGATGTAAAAATGTCGCTGAAGTAAGAGAAGAAGCTGAAAAGCTTATTTTACTGGAAAAGTATGAAGAAGGGGGACAGCAAGCAACGAACAACCACTTCTTCTTTATGGATTCTAAAGGCGGAAAAATTGTTTTAGAGCCAAAAAATGGACATTTAATTCCTTATGATAATCCTTATGGTGTTTTGACGAATGCTCCCGAGTTCCATTGGCATGAAACCAACTTGAAGAATTACTTGAATATCAGACCAGAAAATATTGAAAACAGAGACTTCAATGGTACTGTAGTTTCAAAGTTTGGGGAAGGGAGTGGAGCAGTCGGTCTTCCAGGTGATTTTACGCCTCCATCGCGTTTTGTACGTTCTGCTTTTTTTGTAGCCAGTACACCTAAAGATTTAGAACGTCAAGCTGCTATCTTACAAGGGTTTCGTATCTTATCGCAAGCCGATATCCCAACAGGAGCGGTAGTAGATCTTGAAAAAGGTCACAAAGATGAAACGTTATATACATCGATAATGGATACCCAAAAAAAAGCATACTTTATCAAGTGCCACGATAATAACACTATTCAACCATTTTATCTTGAAGACTATCAAGAAAAATCCGATATCACATTTATTGAAATTGAAAAAGAGATGTCTTTGTAG
- a CDS encoding SDR family oxidoreductase, giving the protein MMKVLVTGASGNGGRYVIRELVKLNEPVVAAGTNI; this is encoded by the coding sequence ATGATGAAGGTATTAGTAACCGGTGCATCAGGTAATGGTGGAAGATATGTAATAAGAGAATTAGTGAAACTTAATGAACCAGTAGTAGCTGCAGGTACCAATATTTAG
- a CDS encoding metal-sensitive transcriptional regulator, whose amino-acid sequence MEYNVKIVNRLKRSDGQLHGVLNMIEEGRDCAAIVTQLSAVRASLDRAISLIVAENLVECVQESIEEGSTGEESIQQAIGLLMKSR is encoded by the coding sequence ATGGAATACAATGTGAAAATTGTGAATCGATTAAAACGGTCTGATGGCCAACTTCATGGGGTACTAAATATGATTGAAGAAGGAAGAGATTGTGCAGCTATAGTTACTCAACTATCAGCTGTGCGTGCCAGTCTTGATCGTGCTATCAGTTTGATTGTTGCTGAAAATTTAGTGGAATGTGTGCAGGAAAGTATAGAAGAAGGAAGTACTGGAGAAGAGAGTATCCAACAAGCCATTGGTTTGTTAATGAAAAGTAGATAA
- a CDS encoding rhodanese-like domain-containing protein yields MYHSISMPEFEQKWRKETLSLVDVREIDEWESKHVDGAVHVPLSDLSNGKEKLNKEQDYYVMCHSGARSAMACQQLAKEGYKVTNVMGGISAWRGEVI; encoded by the coding sequence ATGTATCATTCAATATCAATGCCAGAGTTTGAACAAAAATGGAGAAAAGAAACACTTTCATTAGTCGATGTACGAGAAATCGATGAATGGGAATCTAAACATGTAGATGGTGCTGTTCATGTACCTTTAAGTGATTTATCAAATGGAAAAGAAAAGTTAAATAAAGAACAGGATTATTATGTGATGTGCCACTCAGGAGCTCGTTCTGCAATGGCTTGTCAGCAGCTAGCAAAAGAAGGATACAAAGTAACGAATGTTATGGGCGGTATTTCTGCTTGGAGAGGAGAAGTGATTTAA